From the genome of Chlorocebus sabaeus isolate Y175 chromosome 2, mChlSab1.0.hap1, whole genome shotgun sequence, one region includes:
- the AIRE gene encoding autoimmune regulator, whose amino-acid sequence MAADAALRRLLRLHRTEIAVAVDSAFPLLHALADHDVVPEDKFQETLHLKEKEGCPQAFHALLSWLLTQDSTVILDFWRVLFKDYNLERYGRLQPILDSFPKDVDLSQSRKGRKLPTIPKALVLPPRHPTKRKASEEPRAAAPAALTPRGTSSPGSQLKAKPPRKAESSAEQQRLPLGNGIQTMSASVQRAVTMSSGDVPGARGAVEGILIQQVFESGGSKKCIQVGGEFYTPSKFEDPGGGKNKARSSGGLKPLVRAKGAQGAAAGGGEARLGQQGRAPAPPALPSDPQLHQKNEDECAVCRDGGELICCDGCPRAFHLACLSPPLQEIPSGTWRCSGCLQVTVQEMQPRAEEPRPQEPPVETPLPPGLRSVGEEVRGPPGEPLTGMDTALVCKHLPAPPSADPLPGLDSSALHPLLCVGPEGQQSPAPGARCGVCGDGMDVLRCAHCAAAFHWHCHFPAGASRPGTGLRCRSCSGDMTPAPVEGVLAPSPAHLAPGPAKDDTASHEPTLHREDLESLLSEHTFDGILQWAIQSMARPLAEAAPFPS is encoded by the exons ATGGCGGCGGACGCAGCCCTGCGCCGGCTTCTGAGGCTGCACCGCACGGAGATCGCGGTGGCCGTGGACAGCGCCTTCCCCCTGCTGCACGCGCTGGCCGACCACGACGTGGTCCCCGAGGACAAGTTCCAG GAGACGCTTCATCTGAAGGAAAAGGAGGGCTGCCCCCAGGCCTTCCACGCCCTCCTGTCCTGGCTGCTGACCCAGGACTCCACAGTCATCCTGGACTTCTGGAGAGTTCTGTTCAAGGACTACAACCTGGAGCGCTATGGCCGGCTGCAGCCCATCCTGGATAGCTTCCCCAAAG ATGTGGACCTCAGCCAATCCCGGAAGGGGAGGAAGCTCCCGACCATCCCCAAGGCTTTGGTACTACCACCCAGACACCCCACCAAGAGGAAGGCCTCAGAAGAACCTCGAGCTGCCGCACCAGCAGCCCTGACTCCAAGGGGCACTTCCAGCCCAG GCTCTCAACTGAAGGCCAAGCCCCCCAGGAAGGCGGAGAGCAGCGCAGAGCAGCAGCGTCTTCCACTTGGGAACG GGATTCAGACCATGTCAGCTTCAGTCCAGAGAGCTGTGACCATGTCCTCTGGGGACGTCCCGGGAGCCCGAGGGGCCGTGGAGGGAATTCTCATCCAGCAGGTGTTTGAGTCAG GGGGCTCCAAGAAGTGCATCCAGGTCGGGGGGGAGTTCTACACTCCTAGCAAGTTCGAAGACCCCGGTGGTGGGAAGAACAAGGCCCGCAGCAGCGGTGGCCTGAAGCCTCTGGTTCGAGCCAAGGGAGCCCAGGGCGCTGCCGCC GGTGGAGGTGAGGCTAGGCTGGGCCAGCAGGGCAGGGCTCCCGCCCCTCCAGCCCTCCCCAGTGACCCCCAGCTCCACCAG AAGAACGAGGACGAGTGTGCTGTGTGCCGGGACGGCGGGGAGCTCATCTGCTGTGATGGCTGCCCTCGGGCCTTCCACCTGGCCTGCCTGTCCCCGCCACTCCAGGAGATCCCCAG TGGGACCTGGAGGTGCTCCGGCTGCCTGCAGGTGACAGTCCAGGAGATGCAGCCCCGGGCAGAGGAGCCCCGGCCCCAGGAGCCACCCGTGGAGACCCCG CTCCCTCCGGGGCTTAGGTCggtgggagaggaggtgagaGGTCCACCTGGGGAGCCCCTAACTGGCATGGACACGGCTCTTGTCTGCAAGCACCTGCCAGCCCCACCTTCTGCAGACCCCCTGCCAGGGCTGGACTCCTCGGCCCTGCACCCCCTACTGTGTGTGGGTCCTGAGGGGCAGCAG AGTCCAGCTCCTGGCGCGCGGTGCGGGGTGTGCGGAGATGGTATGGATGTGCTGCGGTGTGCTCACTGCGCTGCTGCCTTCCACTGGCACTGCCACTTCCCGGCGGGCGCCTCCCGGCCTGG GACGGGCCTGCGCTGCAGATCCTGCTCAGGAGACATGACCCCGGCCCCTGTGGAGGGGGTGCTGGCCCCCAGCCCCGCCCACCTGGCCCCCGGGCCTGCCAAG GATGACACTGCCAGTCACGAGCCCACTCTGCACAGGGAGGACCTGGAGTCCCTTCTGAGCGAG CACACCTTTGACGGCATCCTGCAGTGGGCCATCCAGAGCATGGCCCGCCCGCTGGCCGAGGCGGCCCCCTTCCCCTCCTGA